A region of Haliotis asinina isolate JCU_RB_2024 chromosome 7, JCU_Hal_asi_v2, whole genome shotgun sequence DNA encodes the following proteins:
- the LOC137292146 gene encoding trafficking protein particle complex subunit 13-like isoform X2, with the protein MVTLKVMRLTKPTLMPFHPIQCESRDLCGDQFLQQNNLDLAKPRGLECFPLGDMLTLPQNFGNIFLGETFSSYISVHNDCDQICRDIVLKADLQTSSQRLSLSSINSQPIMELLPDHSIDDVIHHEVKELGTHILVCAVSYTPQSGEKLQFRKFFKFQVLKPLDVKTKFYNAESDEVYLEAQIQNITPGPIYMDHVSLEPSPQYHVKELNSVSPDTGMKQVFGKANYLNQMDTRQYLYCLSPRPELYSENKVLKGVTNIGKLDIVWKTNLGEKGRLQTSQLQRVAPGFGDIRLTVESVPDTVALEGTFALTCRITNCCERTMDLTLALQNQGVTGLMWCGISGKQLGKLQQNDSMDIPLTMLATIPGLQTISGLRLTDNFLKRTYEHDEIAQVFVVDDASLR; encoded by the exons TGATGCGACTTACAAAACCAACATTGATGCCATTTCATCCAATCCAGTGCGAGTCACGTGATCTGTGTGGTGATCAGTTCCTGCAGCAGAacaaccttgaccttgcaaAGCCGAGGGGTCTAGAATGCTTTCCTCTGGGAGATATGCTGACATTGCCGCAGAACTTTGG GAACATCTTTCTCGGAGAGACATTCTCGAGCTACATCAGCGTCCACAATGACTGCGATCAGATTTGCAGGGACATCGTCCTCAAG GCAGACTTGCAGACCAGCTCCCAGAGGCTGTCTCTGTCCAGCATCAACTCACAGCCAATCATGGAGCTCTTGCCTGACCACAGCATTGATGACGTCATACACCATGAGGTCAAGGAGCTTGGCACCCACAT CTTGGTCTGTGCTGTCAGCTACACGCCACAGTCAGGGGAGAAGCTGCAGTTTCGGAAGTTTTTCAAGTTTCAG GTGCTGAAACCACTTGATGTTAAAACCAAGTTCTACAACGCCGAG TCTGACGAGGTTTACTTGGAGGCTCAGATCCAGAACATCACACCTGGACCGATCTACATGGATCATGTCAGTCTGGAGCCGTCACCGCAGTACCATGTGAAGGAACTCAACTCAGTCAGTCCAGACACAGG GATGAAGCAGGTGTTTGGCAAGGCCAACTACTTGAACCAGATGGACACCCGTCAGTACCTGTACTGTCTGTCACCACGGCCTGAGCTGTACTCAGAGAACAAGGTGCTGAAGGGAGTCACCAACATTGGCAAACTTGACATTGTTTGGAAGACCAATCTTGGGGAGAAGGGGCGACTGCAGACCAGCCAGCTCCAGAGAGTG GCACCTGGGTTTGGAGACATTCGGTTGACAGTGGAGTCAGTTCCCGACACTGTGGCACTGGAGGGGACCTTTGCTCTCACCTGCAGGATCACAAACTGTTG TGAGAGGACAATGGACCTGACGCTGGCTCTCCAGAACCAGGGTGTTACAGGACTCATGTGGTGTGGCATCTCAGGGAAACAGCTGGGGAAGCTGCAGCAGAACGACAGCATGGACATCCCTCTCACCATGTTGGCCACCATTCCCGGACTCCAG ACAATATCAGGCCTGCGACTTACAGACAACTTCTTGAAGCGCACCTATGAACATGACGAGATAGCTCAGGTGTTTGTTGTTGACGATGCATCACTAAGATAG
- the LOC137292146 gene encoding trafficking protein particle complex subunit 13-like isoform X1, with amino-acid sequence MEGGREREQLLALKVMRLTKPTLMPFHPIQCESRDLCGDQFLQQNNLDLAKPRGLECFPLGDMLTLPQNFGNIFLGETFSSYISVHNDCDQICRDIVLKADLQTSSQRLSLSSINSQPIMELLPDHSIDDVIHHEVKELGTHILVCAVSYTPQSGEKLQFRKFFKFQVLKPLDVKTKFYNAESDEVYLEAQIQNITPGPIYMDHVSLEPSPQYHVKELNSVSPDTGMKQVFGKANYLNQMDTRQYLYCLSPRPELYSENKVLKGVTNIGKLDIVWKTNLGEKGRLQTSQLQRVAPGFGDIRLTVESVPDTVALEGTFALTCRITNCCERTMDLTLALQNQGVTGLMWCGISGKQLGKLQQNDSMDIPLTMLATIPGLQTISGLRLTDNFLKRTYEHDEIAQVFVVDDASLR; translated from the exons TGATGCGACTTACAAAACCAACATTGATGCCATTTCATCCAATCCAGTGCGAGTCACGTGATCTGTGTGGTGATCAGTTCCTGCAGCAGAacaaccttgaccttgcaaAGCCGAGGGGTCTAGAATGCTTTCCTCTGGGAGATATGCTGACATTGCCGCAGAACTTTGG GAACATCTTTCTCGGAGAGACATTCTCGAGCTACATCAGCGTCCACAATGACTGCGATCAGATTTGCAGGGACATCGTCCTCAAG GCAGACTTGCAGACCAGCTCCCAGAGGCTGTCTCTGTCCAGCATCAACTCACAGCCAATCATGGAGCTCTTGCCTGACCACAGCATTGATGACGTCATACACCATGAGGTCAAGGAGCTTGGCACCCACAT CTTGGTCTGTGCTGTCAGCTACACGCCACAGTCAGGGGAGAAGCTGCAGTTTCGGAAGTTTTTCAAGTTTCAG GTGCTGAAACCACTTGATGTTAAAACCAAGTTCTACAACGCCGAG TCTGACGAGGTTTACTTGGAGGCTCAGATCCAGAACATCACACCTGGACCGATCTACATGGATCATGTCAGTCTGGAGCCGTCACCGCAGTACCATGTGAAGGAACTCAACTCAGTCAGTCCAGACACAGG GATGAAGCAGGTGTTTGGCAAGGCCAACTACTTGAACCAGATGGACACCCGTCAGTACCTGTACTGTCTGTCACCACGGCCTGAGCTGTACTCAGAGAACAAGGTGCTGAAGGGAGTCACCAACATTGGCAAACTTGACATTGTTTGGAAGACCAATCTTGGGGAGAAGGGGCGACTGCAGACCAGCCAGCTCCAGAGAGTG GCACCTGGGTTTGGAGACATTCGGTTGACAGTGGAGTCAGTTCCCGACACTGTGGCACTGGAGGGGACCTTTGCTCTCACCTGCAGGATCACAAACTGTTG TGAGAGGACAATGGACCTGACGCTGGCTCTCCAGAACCAGGGTGTTACAGGACTCATGTGGTGTGGCATCTCAGGGAAACAGCTGGGGAAGCTGCAGCAGAACGACAGCATGGACATCCCTCTCACCATGTTGGCCACCATTCCCGGACTCCAG ACAATATCAGGCCTGCGACTTACAGACAACTTCTTGAAGCGCACCTATGAACATGACGAGATAGCTCAGGTGTTTGTTGTTGACGATGCATCACTAAGATAG